The Impatiens glandulifera chromosome 3, dImpGla2.1, whole genome shotgun sequence genome contains a region encoding:
- the LOC124932469 gene encoding bidirectional sugar transporter SWEET16-like produces MAASLSFIVGVIGNIISLLVFTSPLSTFRKIVKNKSTDNYKGHPYITTLLSTSLWTFYGLLKPDMLVISVNGVGAVLQFIYVTLFIVYAPRNVKFKSLKLVGALNVAFMGSVIAVTLFAFHGNLRVTFVGFLCSAMTIGMYAAPMTVMRTVVKTKSVEYMPFLLSFFLFLNASIWSVYAVLVKDYFIGVPNCIGFILGSTQLILYSIYKNKSSKSEEDKESDGSANLVRGTVEMKGLKEIGYAKHENPNLHKEMSLPKPTISKQLSLKKLVKSLSFNVPDHYSNLSRDIENGDVKGSQY; encoded by the exons ATGGCTGCTAGTTTAAGCTTTATCGTCGGTGTTATCG GCAATATAATCTCCTTACTAGTTTTCACATCACCCTT atcaACATTTCGAAAAATAGTGAAGAACAAGTCAACAGATAACTACAAAGGCCATCCATACATAACAACACTTTTAAGCACAAGTTTATGGACTTTTTACGGGCTTCTCAAGCCTGATATGCTCGTTATATCGGTTAATGGGGTTGGTGCTGTTTTACAATTCATTTACGTGACTCTCTTCATCGTTTATGCCCCACGAAATGTCAAGTTTAAGTCATTGAAACTTGTTGGAGCATTGAATGTTGCCTTTATGGGTTCGGTTATAGCAGTTACTCTTTTTGCGTTTCATGGCAATTTGCGCGTAACATTTGTTGGATTCTTGTGTTCGGCAATGACTATAGGCATGTATGCCGCGCCTATGACTGTTATG AGGACTGTGGTGAAGACGAAGAGCGTTGAGTATATGCCGTTCTTACTCTCATTCTTCTTGTTCCTTAATGCGAGTATTTGGTCTGTTTATGCGGTTCTAGTCAAAGATTATTTCATTGGA GTGCCTAATTGTATAGGGTTTATATTGGGATCAACTCAGCTTATCCTTTACTCAATCTACAAGaacaaatcatcaaaatccGAGGAAGACAAAGAGAGCGATGGCTCAGCCAACCTTGTTAGAGGAACGGTTGAGATGAAAGGTCTCAAAGAGATCGGTTATGCTAAACACGAAAACCCTAACCTTCACAAGGAAATGAGTTTGCCTAAACCTACAATCTCGAAACAACTCAGCTTGAAAAAACTAGTAAAGTCATTATCTTTCAATGTTCCTGATCATTACTCAAATTTATCTCGTGACATTGAAAATGGAGATGTAAAAGGAAGCCAGTATTGA
- the LOC124930381 gene encoding vegetative cell wall protein gp1-like: protein MYWSPEILHAASSPLKRKKELRNSDLGISQIAYFSLHIPTFLSDPLLPILQPQPEKPTRRRIEPQPPQPKPQQPPQPKPQQPPQPEKPPETIKNRSRKSLPAAGLRYFSPDPLLPQPPQPKPQQPPQPKPQQPPQPEKPPETIKNRSRKSLPAAGLRYFSPDPLLPQPPQPKPQQPPQPKPQQPPQPEKPPETIKNRSRKSLPAAGLRYFSPDPLLPPQPKPQQPPQPKPQQPEKPSETIKNRSRKSLPAAGLRYFSPDPLLPHPPQPKPQQPPQPEKPPETIKNHSRRQPKPQQPPQPKPQQPPQPEKPPETIKNRSRKSLPAAGLSYFSPDPLLPQPPQPKPQQPPQPEKPPETTAAQILTKISLELINNQWQKVIKV from the exons ATGTATTGGTCTCCAGAAATTCTCCa TGCTGCTTCGTCGCCATTGAAGAGAAAGAAGGAGCTCCGAAATAGCGATTTGGGAATTTCACAA aTCGCATATTTCTCTCTTCACATTCCCACATTTCTCTCCGATCCTCTTCTTCCAATCCTGCAGCCGCAGCCGGAAAAGCCTACCCGCCGCCGGATTGAG CCACAGCCGCCGCAGCCTAAACCACAGCAGCCGCCGCAGCCTAAACCACAGCAGCCGCCGCAGCCGGAAAAGCCGCCGGAAACCATCAAAAA CCGCAGCCGGAAAAGCCTACCTGCCGCCGGATTGAGGTATTTCTCGCCGGATCCTCTTCTG CCACAGCCGCCGCAGCCTAAACCACAGCAGCCGCCGCAGCCTAAACCACAGCAGCCGCCGCAGCCGGAAAAGCCGCCGGAAACCATCAAAAA CCGCAGCCGGAAAAGCCTACCCGCCGCCGGATTGAGGTATTTCTCGCCGGATCCTCTTCTG CCACAGCCGCCGCAGCCTAAACCACAGCAGCCGCCGCAGCCTAAACCACAGCAGCCGCCGCAGCCGGAAAAGCCGCCGGAAACCATCAAAAA CCGCAGCCGGAAAAGCCTACCCGCCGCCGGATTGAGGTATTTCTCGCCGGATCCTCTTCTG CCGCCGCAGCCTAAACCACAGCAGCCGCCGCAGCCTAAACCACAGCAGCCGGAAAAGCCGTCGGAAACCATCAAAAA CCGCAGCCGGAAAAGCCTACCCGCCGCCGGATTGAGGTATTTCTCGCCGGATCCTCTTCTG CCACATCCGCCGCAGCCTAAACCACAGCAGCCGCCGCAGCCGGAAAAGCCGCCGGAAACCATCAAAAA CCACAGCCGCCGTCAGCCTAAACCACAGCAGCCGCCGCAGCCTAAACCACAGCAGCCGCCGCAGCCGGAAAAGCCGCCGGAAACCATCAAAAA CCGCAGCCGGAAAAGCCTACCCGCCGCCGGATTGAGTTATTTCTCGCCGGATCCTCTTCTG CCACAGCCGCCGCAGCCTAAACCACAGCAGCCGCCGCAGCCGGAAAAGCCGCCGGAAACCACAGCCGCCCAGATTCTAACCAAGATCTCACTTGAGCTTATCAATAATCAATGGCAAAAAGTAATTAAAGTTTGA
- the LOC124930903 gene encoding F-box/LRR-repeat protein 3-like gives MEQEDSSPILSLLTDDLLLRVLNNLPDESDRKTFRSVCKTFLRLDSIHRTSLRILRTEFLPTLLRRYQRIESLDLSVCPRIDDGTVAILMGGVSFGWSQSLRTLILSRSSGLRSGGLERLIRVCPNLEIIDVSYSCDFGDREVAALSFSSSLKDLKMDKCLAVTDVGLAKIAVGCSNLERLSLKWCFKITDLGIDLLTKKCFKLKYLDISYLKVTNHSLMSIASLQRLEVLAMVASNFVDDEGLHHLGNGCPSLQILDLSRCDKISTFGLSSVMRGHHGLLQIYAAYSFFEFSTSILNQVKNMRNLKTIRIDGARINEASFEILATNCKSLVEVGLSKCKGVTDSGLRLLAEACSSLRHVNLTCCNSITDLSIISISQFCKGLLILQLEACILISYTSLRCLGVCSSQLKELDLTDCSGVNDTGLRFLSGCSQLACLKLGLCTNISDEGLSYIASKCRNIHELDLYRCTGIGDGGLAAISTGCKKMKKLNISYCYEVTDEGIKWLGYLEELSDLELRNLVKVTGSGLAAIASGCKKLSDLDLKSCINIQDSGFWALAYYRVNLRQINLSHCGISDAGLCMVLGNLTRLQDAKLVNLRNVTVQGYELSLRACCARLKKVKLLANLSFQLSHELQDTLRIRGCRIRWD, from the exons ATGGAACAAGAAGACTCATCTCCGATTCTCTCTCTCCTCACAGACGACCTCCTCCTCCGCgtactcaacaatctcccagaTGAATCCGATCGCAAGACATTCCGTTCCGTCTGCAAAACCTTTCTCCGTCTCGACTCCATTCATCGCACATCCCTCCGTATTCTCCGCACCGAATTCCTCCCTACCTTACTCCGTCGATACCAACGAATCGAGTCTCTCGATCTCTCCGTATGTCCCAGAATCGACGACGGTACGGTAGCGATTCTGATGGGCGGCGTTTCATTCGGTTGGAGTCAAAGTCTGAGGACACTTATACTCAGCCGATCGTCTGGATTGAGATCTGGAGGATTGGAGAGACTGATTCGAGTTTGTCCGAATCTGGAAATTATTGATGTTTCTTATTCATGTGATTTTGGGGATAGAGAGGTAGCGGCTTTGTCGTTCTCATCTAGTTTGAAGGATCTGAAGATGGATAAATGCTTAGCGGTTACGGATGTTGGTCTTGCAAAGATAGCGGTTGGGTGTAGTAATCTTGAGAGACTTAGTTTGAAATGGTGCTTTAAGATTACTGATCTTGGTATTGATCTTCTTACGAAGAAATGCTTTAAGTTGAAGTATCTGGATATCTCTTATctaaag GTAACAAATCATTCGCTAATGTCAATTGCTTCTCTGCAAAGGCTGGAGGTTTTAGCTATGGTGGCATCTAattttgttgatgatgaaggtttgCATCATCTTGGAAATGGTTGTCCTTCACTTCAG ATTCTAGACTTATCAAGATGTGACAAAATCAGCACGTTTGGTCTGAGTTCCGTGATGAGAGGACATCATGGTCTTCTGCAAATATACGCAGCTTACAGTTTCTTT GAATTTTCAACGAGCATACTCAACCAAGTGAAGAATATGAGGAATCTGAAGACAATTAGGATTGACGGGGCTCGAATAAACGAGGCAAGTTTTGAAATACTTGCTACCAATTGCAAGTCGTTGGTAGAAGTTGGACTAAGCAAATGCAAAGGAGTGACAGATAGTGGCTTAAGGCTGCTAGCTGAAGCTTGTTCAAGTTTAAGACATGTTAACTTGACTTGCTGTAACTCTATTACTGatttatcaataatatcaaTATCACAGTTTTGTAAAGGTCTCTTAATCCTTCAGTTAGAGGCTTGTATTTTGATATCATATACTAGTCTTCGTTGTTTAGGAGTTTGTTCTTCACAACTCAAGGAGCTTGATCTTACGGATTGCTCTGGCGTTAACGATACAG GTCTTCGATTTTTGTCTGGTTGTTCACAGCTTGCATGCCTGAAACTAGGGCTTTGTACAAACATATCAGATGAGGGATTGTCTTATATTGCTTCAAAGTGCAGAAATATCCATGAGTTGGATCTCTACAG GTGCACAGGAATTGGTGATGGTGGATTAGCTGCTATATCAACTGGTTGTAAGAAGATGAAAAAGCTAAATATATCTTACTGTTATGAAGTTACTGATGAGGGGATAAAATGGCTAGGATATTTGGAAGAACTATCTGATTTGGAGTTAAGAAATCTAGTGAAAGTGACTGGTTCAGGTTTGGCAGCCATTGCTTCAGGTTGCAAAAAGCTTTCTGATTTGGATCTTAAAAGCTGTATCAACATTCAAGATTCCGGTTTCTGGGCTCTTGCGTATTACAGAGTTAACTTAAGACAG ATAAATCTAAGTCATTGTGGAATATCTGATGCGGGATTGTGCATGGTATTAGGAAACTTGACCCGACTACAAGATGCGAAACTGGTAAACCTTAGAAACGTAACGGTCCAAGGGTATGAGTTATCTTTGAGGGCTTGTTGTGCTAGGCTGAAGAAGGTAAAGCTGCTAGCTAATCTTTCTTTTCAACTTTCTCATGAACTACAAGATACTTTAAGGATAAGGGGCTGCAGAATTAGATGGGATTGA